Genomic DNA from Bacillus sp. Marseille-P3661:
AGAAGTACCTGCATCAAAACTTAAAAAGGATATCGCTGAAATCCTTAAGCGCGAAGGTTTCGTTCGTGACGTTGAATATATCGAAGATAACAAGCAAGGTATTATCCGTATCTTCCTAAAATACGGGGCAAATAACGAGCGCGTTATTACTGGTTTGAAACGTATTAGTAAGCCTGGATTACGCGTTTATGCAAAAGCTAACGAAGTACCAAGAGTACTTAACGGTTTAGGTATCGCGATTGTTTCAACATCTAACGGTGTTGTGACTGATAAAGATGCTCGTGCAAAACAAATTGGTGGAGAAATCCTAGCATACGTTTGGTAAGATTCTTTTTAATGAATGGAGGTGTAATAGATGTCTCGTATTGGTAGATTACCACTTGAATTACCACAAGGTGTAACTATTACTCTAGATGAAAATGTATTAACAGTTAAAGGACCAAAAGGTGAATTAACTCGTGCTTTTCACCCAGATATGAATATTAAAGTTGAGGACAATACTCTAGTAGTTGAACGTCCTTCTGATAATAAAGAGCACCGCTCATTACACGGTACTACTCGTAGTATTATCGGAAATATGGTTGAAGGTGTAACAAACGGTTATACAAGAGGACTTGAATTAATTGGTGTCGGTTACCGCGCAACTAAATCAGGATCTAAGCTTGTACTTAATGTTGGTTACTCTCATCCTGTTGAAATTGAACCTGAAGAAGGTATCGAAATCGAAGTACCATCTAATACAAAGGTTATTGTAAAAGGTATAGATAAAGAACGCGTTGGTGCAATTGCTGCAAACATTCGTGATGTACGTCCGCCTGAGCCTTATAAAGGTAAAGGTATTCGTTATGAAGGCGAGTTTGTACGCCGTAAAGAAGGTAAAACTGCGAAGAAATAACGCTTCTTAAAGTAAGAAGAAAGGAGTGAATCACATGATTATTAAAGCTGATAAAAATGCTGTACGCAAAAAGAGACATGGTCGTGTTCGTTCTAAATTAACTGGTACTCCTGAGCGTCCTCGTTTAAACGTGTACCGTTCTAACCAGCATATTTATGCTCAATTAATCGATGATGTAAATCAAGTTACGATTGCAAGTGCATCTACAGTAGAAAAAGAATTAAATCTTGAATCTACAGGAAATATCGATGCAGCTCAAAAAGTTGGCGAACTAGTTGCTAAACGTGCTGTTGAAAAAGGTGTTAAATCGGTCGTATTTGATCGTGGAGGATATTTATATCACGGAAGAATCAAAGCATTAGCTGACTCTGCTCGTGAAAATGGACTTGAATTCTAATTGTTAAGGGAGGGAAATTGATGCGTATTGATCCAAATAAGTTGGAGCTTGAAGAACGCGTAGTTACTGTTAACCGTGTAGCTAAAGTTGTTAAAGGTGGTCGTCGTTTTCGCTTCGCTGCATTAGTAGTTGTAGGTGATAAAAATGGTCATGTAGGTTTCGGAACTGGTAAAGCACAAGAAGTTCCAGACGCGATTCGTAAAGCAATTGAAGATGCTAAGAAAAACTTAATTAATATACCAATCGTTGGAACAACTATTCCACATCAAGTAACAGGAAACTTTGGTGCAGGTAGCGTATTATTAAAGCCTGCTTCAGAAGGTACAGGAGTTATCGCAGGTGGACCTGTTCGTGCAGTACTTGAATTAGGTGGCATAAACGATATCCTTTCTAAATCACTAGGATCAAATACTCCAATCAATATGGTACGTGCTACTATTGAGGGATTAAAAGATCTTAAGCGTGCTAACGATGTAGCGAAGTTACGTGGAAAAACGGTAGAAGAACTGTTAGGATAAGGAGGGAAAATAATGGCTAACAAACTTGAAATCACCCTCAAACGCAGTGTTATTGGTCGCCCGCAAGACCAAAGAGCTACTGTGCAAACATTAGGTTTACGTAAAATACATCAAACTGTTGTTCAAGAGGATAATGCAGCAATCCGTGGTATGATCAACAAGGTTGCTCATCTTATAACAGTTAAAGAAGTATAATTGTAAAATTGATATAAAGAGGAGGTGCAAGAATGAAACTTCATGAGTTGAAACCATCAGAAGGTTCTCGTAAAGAGCGTAATCGTGTAGGCCGTGGTATGGGTTCTGGTAATGGTAAAACATCAGGTCGTGGTCATAAAGGTCAAAACTCACGTTCAGGTGGAGGAGTACGTCCTGGATTTGAGGGTGGACAAATGCCATTATTCCAACGTTTACCTAAACGTGGTTTTACAAACATTCATCGTAAAGTATTTACAATTGTAAATATTGATACATTAAATCGCTTCGAGGACGGAACAGAGGTTACACCTGAATTACTGCTAGAAACTGGTGTTATCAGCAAACTGAATGCTGGTGTAAAGGTACTTGGCAATGGTAAGCTAGACAAGAAACTTACTGTTAAAGCACAGAAGTTCTCAGCTTCCGCTAAAGAAGCAATTGAGGCAGCTGGCGGTAAAACTGAGGTGGTTTAATGTTTGAGACAATCGCCAATTTTATGCGAGTGGGTGAAATCAGACGTAAAATTGTTTTCACCTTGTTAATGCTTGTAATTTTTAGATTAGGTAGTTTCATACCTGTACCAAATGTTAATACAGAAGTTATAAAGATCACCGACCAAAGTGTGTTTGGATTAATCAACACATTTGGCGGTGGAGCTTTACAGAATTTCTCGATATTTGCAATGGGTATTATGCCTTATATCACCGCATCCATCATAATTCAATTATTGCAAATGGATGTTGTTCCTAAATTTACTGAGTGGTCGAAACAAGGTGAGGTTGGACGTCGTAAATTAGCTCAGTTTACCCGCTATGGAACCATTGTGCTTGGATTTATCCAGGCTATTGGTATGTCAATTGGTTTTAATAATTTATTTCCAGGGCTGATTGAGAACCCTGGAGTTGGGACATATTTGTTCATAGCATTAGTTTTAACAGCTGGAACTGCATTTCTCCTATGGTTAGGAGAGTTAATTACTACAAACGGAGTCGGAAACGGTATTTCGATACTGATCTTTGCTGGTATAGTTGCAGCCATTCCTACTGCTGTTAATCAGATCTATGCACAACAAATTGAAGATGCTGGCGAACAGCTATTCCTTCGTATAGTAACTGTATTATTACTTTTACTAGCAATGTTAGCTGTTATTGTTGGTACTATCTTCATACAACAAGCTCTTCGTAAAATACCGATCCAGTATGCGAAGAGAATGGTTAACCGTAGCCCTGTTGGTGGACAGTCAACACATTTACCATTAAAAGTTAACGCAGCAGGCGTAATTCCGGTTATCTTTGCAATATCATTCTTAATTACACCACCAACGATAGCTGGTTTTTTTGGTACAAATAGTGTAACGACATGGATCACAACGGTATTTAATTACGCTCATCCAATCGGAATGGCAATCTACGTTGTATTGATTATCGCGTTCACATATTTCTATACATTTGTTCAAGTTAACCCTGAACAAATGGCTGAAAACCTTAAGAAACAAGGTGGTTACATTCCGGGCATCAGACCAGGAAAAAGTACTCAAGAATACCTAACTCGCATTCTATATAGATTGACTCTAGTAGGATCCTTATTCCTGGCAGTTATATCTGTACTTCCTGTTTTCTTTATAAATATTGCTAATTTACCGCAATCAGTCCAAATTGGTGGTACTAGCCTATTGATTGTTGTTGGTGTAGCACTTGAAACAATGAAACAGCTTGAAAGTCAACTTGTTAAGAGACATTATAAAGGATTTTTGAAATAGGATTAATGAGGTGGGGCAAGTATATTACTTTCCCTTATCCTCAACAGAAATAAGGGGGACTAGAGAATGAATCTAGTATTAATGGGGTTACCTGGTGCTGGAAAAGGTACTCAGGCTGAAAGGATTGTAGCCAAGTATGATATCCCTCATATCTCTACTGGGGATATGTTCCGTGCCGCTATTAAAGAAGGCACAGAGTTAGGATTAAAGGCTAAGTCTTTCATAGACCAAGGGGCATTAGTGCCAGATGAAGTAACTATAGGTATTGTTAGAGAACGTCTTGGAAAAGATGATTGTAAAAAGGGATTTCTATTAGACGGTTTTCCACGCACAGTACCGCAAGCTGAAGCACTTGAAGAGCTATTAACAGATTTAGATCGTCAAATAAACTACGTTGTTTATATTGAAGTTGATCAAAGCAAGTTAATGGACCGCCTTACTGGTCGTCGCATTTGTAAAGATTGTGGCGCTACGTATCACATGGTGTTTAATCCTCCTACGAAAGAAGGAGTTTGTGACAAATGTGGTGGCGAACTTTATCAACGAGCTGATGATAATGCTGAAACTGTTGAAAATCGTTTGGAAGTCAATATGAAACAAACTCAACCTCTACTTGATTTCTACGAAAATAAAGGTTATTTACGTAGTATCAATGGAGACCAACATATAGATGATGTATTTAAAGATTTAGATCAACTCCTTGGGGGCTTACGTGGATGATCATTTGCAAAACTGAGCGCGAACTTGAAATTATGCGTGTAGCTGGTAAAATAGTGGCACTTACTCATGATGAACTAAAAAAACATATACATCCAGGAATCACAACAAAGGAATTAGACAGTATAGCTGAAAAGACCATCCGTGCTTATGATGCTATTCCTTCGTTTAAAGGATATAATGGATTTCCAGGAAGTATTTGTGCGTCTGTGAATGAGGAATTAGTGCATGGCATACCCGGCAACCGTGTTCTTCGCGAAGGTGATATCATTTCAATTGATATCGGTGCAAAATACAAAGGTTACCATGGAGATTCTGCATGGACCTACACTGTAGGTACTGTGACAGATGACACACAGAAATTGCTAGATGTAACTGAACAATCCTTATATAAGGGATTGCAGGTTGCTAAGGCAGGTATTCGTTTATCGGATATCTCACATGAAATTCAAACATATGTTGAATCACATGGACTTTCTGTTGTTAGGGAATATGTAGGTCATGGCGTGGGACAGGAACTTCACGAAGATCCTCAAATTCCACATTATGGACCGCCAAATAAAGGTCCACGTTTGAAACCTGGAATGGTACTTGCGATTGAACCAATGGTGAATGCAGGTACACGATTCGTAAAAACACTTTCAGATAACTGGACTGTTGTTACAGTAGATGGCAAAATGTGTGCGCATTTTGAGCATACCGTTGCAATCACTGAAACTGGATATGAAATTTTAACAAAAGCCTAAGTGAAGGTGATAATAGGTGACCGAACCTGAATCGAATCCGCGAATAGGTCAGTTAGTTAAAATTTTACAGGGTAGAGATACTGGTCAATTTGCTGTAGTGTTAAAGGTCCTCGATGAACGTTTCGTACTTATTGCTGATGGCGATAAGCGTAAATTTGATCGACCTAAGAAAAAGAACATTAATCATCTCGAGTTTTTTGATTATGTTTCTCCGGAAGTTCAGAACAGTATTAGTGAAACTGGTCGTGTGACAAACGGAAAACTAAGGTACGCTGTTTCAAAGTTTGTCAATGAGCAAGTTACTGATTTTGAGAAGGGAGAGCAACTTAATGGCTAAAGAAGATGTTATTGAGGTAGAAGGTACAATTATTGAAACCTTACCTAACGCAATGTTTAAAGTAGAACTAGAAAACGGTCATACTGTACTAGCACATGTTTCTGGAAAAATCCGCATGCATTTCATTCGTATTTTACCAGGTGATAAAGTGACTGTAGAGTTATCTCCATATGATTTAACTCGTGGTCGTATCACATATCGTTATAAATAAACTAGCACTCCGTAACATAAGGAGGTTCAAAAGAGATGAAAGTCAGACCATCAGTCAAACCTATTTGCGAAAAATGTAAAGTTATTCGTCGTAAAGGTAAAGTAATGGTTATCTGTGAAAACCCAAAACACAAACAAAAACAAGGATAATATAAAGGGAGGTGCAACTCTAAATGGCACGTATTGCAGGTGTAGATATTCCGCGCGAAAAGCGTGTAGTTATCTCATTAACTTACATTTTTGGTATCGGCCGTAAAACTGCTCAACAAATCCTTGCTGAAGCAGGAGTTTCTGAAGATACACGCGTTCGTGATTTAACAGAAGATGAATTAGGGAAAATCCGTGATATCATCGATCGCCATAAAGTAGAAGGTGATCTTCGTCGTGAAGTATCACTTAACATTAAACGTTTAATCGAAATTGGTTCATATCGTGGTATTCGCCATCGTCGTGGTCTTCCAGTTCGAGGACAAAATACAAAGAACAACTCTCGTACTCGTAAAGGTCCTCGTCGAACTGTTGCTAATAAGAAAAAATAAGGTAAAGGAGGTAATTAAACAATGGCTCGTAAGACGAACACTCGTAAACGCCGTGTGAAAAAGAATATAGAAACTGGCGTAGCTCATATTCGTTCTACTTTTAACAACACAATCGTAACGATTACTGATGCTCACGGAAATGCAGTTGCTTGGTCAAGTGCTGGTGCTTTAGGTTTTAGAGGCTCTCGTAAGTCTACACCATTCGCTGCACAAATGGCTGCTGAAACAGCTGCTAAGGCTTCTATGGAACACGGAATGAAGACATTAGAAGTTACAGTAAAGGGACCAGGTGCAGGCCGTGAGGCAGCTATTCGTGCTCTTCAATCAGCAGGATTAGATGTTACTGCTATTCGTGATGTAACACCAGTACCTCATAATGGTTGCCGTCCACCAAAACGTCGTCGTGTGTAAATAATCTGTATAGATTTTGAATCCCTGTCTATAATGGGATATGATAAGAACTTTTTCAGTTATAAAATATTCTAAACAGATGAAAAAATTGTTGTGCACATTTGGGAACTGCCTAATGGGGAATTTCGGTTGGGTCTACCTAACCGAGGTTTCGACGTTTTGAAGGAGGGTTTATTGAATGATAGAGATTGAAAAACCAAAAATCGAAACGGTTGAAATTAGCAATGATGCTACCTTTGGTAAATTCGTTGTCGAACCGCTTGAGCGTGGATATGGTACCAGTTTAGGAAACTCCTTGCGTCGTATACTATTATCCTCTCTTCCTGGTGCTGCTGTAACATCTATTCAAATTGATGGTGTTCAACATGAGTTCTCTACAGTTGAAGGTGTAGTTGAGGATGTTACAAACATTATTTTGAATATCAAAAAACTGGCGTTAAAAATTTACTCTGAAGAGGAAAAGACACTAGAAATTGATATTCAAGGTGAACGTGAAGTAACGGCTGCTGACATTACACACGATAGTGATGTTGAAGTATTAAATCCGGATCTTCATATTGCATCTTTAGGGAAAAATGGTAATTTACGAATGAGACTAACTGCAAAACGTGGTCGTGGATATACGCCTGCTGATGCAAATAAGCGTGAAGATCAACCAATTGGTGTGATTCCAATTGATTCGATCTATACACCAGTTTCACGTGTTACTTACCAGGTTGAGAACACAAGGGTTGGTCAAGTTACTAACTACGATAAATTGACTCTTGATGTTTGGACAGATGGAAGTATTCGACCAGAAGAGGCTGTTTCGCTTGGAGCAAAAATTTTAACAGAGCATTTAAATATCTTTGTCGGTCTAACTGATGAAGCACAGAATGCCGAAATTATGGTTGAAAAAGAAGAAGACCAAAAAGAAAAAGTTCTTGAAATGACAATTGAAGAACTTGACTTATCTGTTCGTTCCTATAATTGTTTAAAACGTGCTGGAATTAATACAGTTCAGGAATTAGCAAATAAGACTGAAGAGGATATGATGAAAGTACGAAACCTCGGAAGAAAATCATTAGAAGAAGTTAAGGCGAAGCTTGAAGAGCTTGGTCTTGGTCTAAGAAGAGACGAATAAATTCCATTGGTCGGTGCTATCAATTTAACACTTCAACAAAGGAGGGGACATAAATGGCTTATGCAAAATTAGGTCGTACATCATCTCAACGTAAAGCTTTACTTCGTGACCTTGCTACAGATTTAATCATTAATGAGCGTATCGAAACAACAGAAGCGAAAGCGAAGGAGCTTCGTTCAGTTGTTGAAAAAATGATTACACTTGGTAAACGTGGTGACTTACATGCTCGTCGTCAAGCAGCTTCTTTCATTCGTAATGAAGTAGCGAATGCTGAAACTGGCGAATATGCAGTACAAAAGCTTTTCAATGACATCGCAAAGCGCTATGAAGAACGCCAAGGTGGATACACACGTATTCTTAAACTTGGTCAACGCCGTGGTGATGGAGCGCCAGTCGTTATCATTGAATTAGTTTAATTATAATTCGACTATAATCATCTTAAAGGGCGAGACAGAATCTTATTATAAAGATCTGATTCTATGCCCTTTTTTCGTGTATTCATAATTTACAAATAACATTTATATTATTCACTACTTTTATTTTCATCAAAGCTTAATCAAGTGAGGGCCCGATCATATGAACATAGATAAAATTATGACAGTTAATCATTTATTTTTTAGGTATACACCTGAAGGAGAATACGCTTTAAAGGATGTCAGTTTTCAGGTCAATAAAGGTGAATGGCTTGCAATTGTTGGCCATAATGGATCGGGTAAATCCACTTTGGCAAAGATCATAAATGGCTTACTAATGCCAGAAAAAGGCATAGTTTCTATCGAAGATATACAATTGCAAGATGATACAGTCTGGGATATTCGTCAAAAAGTAGGAATGGTATTTCAAAATCCGGATAATCAATTTGTTGGAACCACTGTAAAAGACGATGTTGCATTCGGCCTTGAAAACAATGGTATTCCTCGTGATCAAATGATACAGAGGATTGAGTCTAGCATAAGTAAGGTGAGAATGGACGATTTTTTAAATCATGAGCCACATCGACTTTCCGGCGGTCAAAAACAACGTGTTGCAATTGCAGGTGTTTTAGCCCTTCAACCATCATTAATGATATTAGATGAAGCAACATCGATGCTAGATCCTATTGGTAGAAAAGAAGTGATTGAAACAGTACGTTCATTACAAAATGCAGGTCAGATGAGTGTTTTATCGATTACACATGATTTAGAGGAAGTTACGCAAGCTGACCGAGTGATCGTTATGAATAGAGGACAAGTCTTTGCAGAAGGTACACCAGAGGAAATTTTTGAATACGGCGAAAAACTTGTACAATTAGGTTTAGACCTTCCTTTTACAGTCAAGCTCTCACAACTCCTTAAGAAAAAAGGAGTTCAGCTCTCAAAACCCCACTTAAAACAACGAGATTTGGTGAATGAATTATGGACATTATATTCAAAGAAGTAGAACATATATATAACGCAAAAACACCATTTGAAAGAAGAGCACTATTCGATTTAAACTTAAATATTCCGTCGGGCACATATCAAGCTGTTATCGGCCATACTGGGTCGGGAAAGTCAACATTAATACAACATATTAATGGTTTATTAAAACCAACCGGCGGGGAAATTTCAATTGGTGATCGAACTATTGCTGCAAATAAGAAACAACGGGATTTAAAGAGTCTTCGAAAAAGAGTAGGTATCGTTTTCCAGTACCCTGAGCATCAGTTATTTGAGGAAACAGTAGAAAAGGATATATGTTTCGGCCCAATGAATTTTGGTGTTTCATTCGATACTGCTAAGAAAAAAGCTCATGAATTATTAGAAATGGTAGGCCTTCCTTTAAGTGTACTAACTAAATCCCCCTTTGATCTTAGCGGTGGTCAGATGAGGCGCGTTGCTATAGCAGGCGTACTTGCAATGGAACCAGAGGTGCTTATTTTAGATGAGCCGACTGCAGGGCTTGATCCTAAAGGCCGTAATGAGATAATGGAAATGTTTAAAACTTTGCATAACCAATATAAGCTAACAACTATACTTGTTACGCACAGCATGGAGGATGCAGCATACTACGCAGATGATATTATCGTTATGCATAAAGGTACTGTTTATATGAAGGGAACTCCACTTGAAATTTTTGCGCAACCCGAAAAGCTAAATGAAGCAGGATTAGATATTCCGGAGTCAGCCCAATTCATTAAATTGCTCTCAGAGAAGTTTGCTAGGCCAATTTCCAATGTGTTTACTGTCGATAAGGTAGCGGATGAAATCGTAGCCCTTTTAGAGGAAGGGGTTCGGATTAAATGAAAAATATCATTATTGGTCAGTATGTTCCTGGGGAATCTTTTATTCACAAAATGGACCCGCGTGCAAAACTGCTAACAATCTTTTTATTTGTTATTATTGTTTTTATTGCTAATAATGTCTTTACCTATACAATAATTGGTTTATTCACGATTCTATGTGTCCTGCTATCTAGAGTCCCGCTGGTGTATATATATAAAGGCTTAAAACCTATTTTATGGATTATTTTATTCACACTTGTGCTGCATCTGTTTATGACCAAAGAGGGCGAGGTAGTCTTTCAGTATAAATGGATTACGATTTATGAGGAAGGATTAAAACAAGGTGTTTTTATATCTCTTCGATTTATATTTCTAATCATGATTACTAGCTTACTCACGTTAACAACAACACCAATAGAGATTACCGATGGAATGGAAGCATTGTTATCTCCATTTAAACGATTTGGACTACCTGCTCATGAATTAGCGCTAATGATGTCAATTTCATTGCGGTTCATTCCAACACTTATGGAAGAGACGGAAAAAATTATTAAAGCACAGTCTGCCAGAGGTGTTGACTTTACTAGTGGTACGCTAAAGCAACGCATGAATTCAATTATTCCTTTACTCGTTCCGTTATTTATTAGTGCATTTCGCCGTGCTGAGGATTTGGCACTTGCAATGGAGGCAAGGGGTTATCGCGGTGGAGAAGGTAGAACTAGAATTAGAGAGCTTGTCTGGAAAAGTACAGATCATCTTGTTTTTGTACTCTTATTCATTATGATTATATTATTATTTCTTTTAAGGTCTTAATAGGTGGTAAAAATGAATCGCTTAAAGTGTACTATCTCATATGACGGGACCTCTTTTGCAGGTTTCCAAGTACAACCAAAACAGCGTACGGTTCAGGGTGAAATCGAACGGGCATTAAAAAAAATTCATAAGACGGATGAAATACCGCGCATTGCTGCATCAGGGCGAACAGATGCAGGTGTACATGCTCATGGACAAGTTATTCACTTTGATAGCCCCTTAACGGGGATTAATTGGGCACGAGCATTAAATACACTGCTACCTGAAGATATTATCGTGGACGAGGTAGAGAGCGTTCCTACTAGTTTCCACGCACGTTTTGATGTCATTAAAAAGGAATATCGTTACTTTCTTTTAAATAGTCAAAAGAACTATGTTTTTCGAAGAAATTATTGTTATCATTATCCATACCGGATTGAACTTGATGCTATTAAAGCAGCAGCTGATTATTTAATCGGTACTCATGACTTCACGTCATTTTGCTCTACTAAAACCGATAAGCAGGATAAAATACGGACAATTTATACAATTGACGTCATAGAAGAGGCCGGTGAAATAGTTTTTCGCTTTGTAGGCGATGGATTTTTATACAATATGGTACGAATAATGGTTGGTACGTTATTAAAGGTAGGTCAAGGTAAAATAAAACCTGAAGAAATTAAGGGAATTCTTGATAAAAAGGATCGGGAAACTGCTGGAAAAACAGTACCAGGTCACGGGTTGCATCTATGGAAAGTTTGGTATTAGGAAGAGAAATTTCACCTCTTAAAGTGTCCCAAAAACATTTTATTGAATAAAACAACTTCCCCTGGTGTAACATTTTCTTGACATTGTAGCTTGAAAGTTATATTATTACCTATGGTACATTTTCAAAGGCCACGCCACGAGTTAGCCCCGAAACTAATCGTGATGAAATAGAACTTTAGAAAATGAAAGAAGATCGATAAGATTTTTAGGAGGGAAAATAATGCGTCAAACTTACATGGCAAAACCACAAGAAGTTGAACGTAAATGGTTAGTGATCGACGCTGAAGGTCAAACTTTAGGTCGCCTTGCAAGTGAAGTAGCATCAATTCTTCGCGGAAAGCATAAACCAACTTTTACACCACATGTTGATACTGGTGATCACGTAATCATCATTAATGCAGAAAAGATTCAATTAACTGGTAATAAGTTAAACGGAAAAATCTACTACCGTCACACTATGCATCCAGGTGGACTAAAAACACGTACTGCTAAAGAAATGCGTGATACTCGTCCAGAACAAATGCTTGAACTTGCAATTAAAGGTATGCTTCCAAAAAATAGCTTAGGACGTCAAATGTTCAGAAAGCTTAATGTATATAAAGGTAGCGAACATCCACATCAAGCACAAAAACCTGAAGTTTACGAACTTCGCGGATAATTTTTAAAGGAGGGTATTATTTTGGCACAGGTACAATATATTGGTACAGGACGTCGTAAAAGTTCAATCGCACGTGTTCGTTTAGTTCCAGGTAACGGACGTGTAGTAATTAATGGACGTGAAATTGAAGAATTTTTTAATCTAGAAACATTACACTTAATCGTAAAGCAACCACTAGTTGCTACTGAAAATGCTACAAACTATGATGTATTCGTAAACGTTATTGGCGGTGGATTCACTGGCCAAGCTGGTGCAATTCGTCATGGTATTGCTCGTGCATTATTACAAGCTGACCCTGAATATCGTGCAGTTCTTAAGCGTGAAGGTTACTTAACTCGTGACGCACGTATGAAAGAACGTAAGAAGTACGGTCTTAAAGGCGCTCGTCGTGCACCTCAGTTCTCGAAGCGTTAATTATCAACGTTTCAAAGGCTCTCAGGCATTTTGCTTGGGGGTCTTTTTTATATGTTTGGAATTGCTTGCATTTATAATTTAATTTTCTACTACCTAATTTAAAATTAATGAGCATTTATGCTAAATTGTTGTCATTTAGGCGAAGCCAAACAATTCGCCTTGTGTTGTCCGAATATAAATCAATATCATTCAGTTCCTCCATTTCTACTTATATATTCTATTTAATATTTCCTTAAATTGGCGATTATGAGTAGGACGATTTTTGTATGAGAATATACCGCATGTAAAAGACTATTTGTAAAAATGAAAAGGCGTGACGGATTTGATGAATGTGATCACTACTTTTAAAGAGAAAAGACATGCTAAGCAAATAGCATTTGAACATAAACTCCTTAGAGAATTATCACTTAAATCACTAAAAGAGAAAGTAAAGTTATTCTTTTCTCCTTTCTTTAAATCTAATTCCATCTATGCAACTGCTATTGAGGATGGTAGTGTTGACATGGCCATTGAGGCATATTTATTAGGTGCTAAAATGAGCAGATTTGGCTATTTTGGTGAAACTGAGGATCAAGTTCGACAACGGTGCTACAAGGAAGAGCAATATTTAATTGATAACTTATTTGATTATTTACAATACTGGGGAGCAACAGGCGGAAATGATTTGGTTAGTGAATCTTTATTTCATGCATGTGAGCAGTATATTGGAAACTGGTGGAAGGAAGGATTTAGAAAAGGGGAATTAAGGTATAGGCTTCGCCTACACTAAATATAATAGGTAAATATTATTCATATTTCTCCCTCTTGTCCCATATAGTGAATTAGGACGGGTACGGAGGGAAAGGAATATGAAAAAGAAATTACAGTTAATTATATTTTTTGTGGGCTCTATCTTATTATTCTTTTTGTTTCAATATCAATTTTCAACCCAT
This window encodes:
- a CDS encoding energy-coupling factor ABC transporter ATP-binding protein, with the protein product MDIIFKEVEHIYNAKTPFERRALFDLNLNIPSGTYQAVIGHTGSGKSTLIQHINGLLKPTGGEISIGDRTIAANKKQRDLKSLRKRVGIVFQYPEHQLFEETVEKDICFGPMNFGVSFDTAKKKAHELLEMVGLPLSVLTKSPFDLSGGQMRRVAIAGVLAMEPEVLILDEPTAGLDPKGRNEIMEMFKTLHNQYKLTTILVTHSMEDAAYYADDIIVMHKGTVYMKGTPLEIFAQPEKLNEAGLDIPESAQFIKLLSEKFARPISNVFTVDKVADEIVALLEEGVRIK
- a CDS encoding energy-coupling factor transporter transmembrane component T family protein, with the translated sequence MKNIIIGQYVPGESFIHKMDPRAKLLTIFLFVIIVFIANNVFTYTIIGLFTILCVLLSRVPLVYIYKGLKPILWIILFTLVLHLFMTKEGEVVFQYKWITIYEEGLKQGVFISLRFIFLIMITSLLTLTTTPIEITDGMEALLSPFKRFGLPAHELALMMSISLRFIPTLMEETEKIIKAQSARGVDFTSGTLKQRMNSIIPLLVPLFISAFRRAEDLALAMEARGYRGGEGRTRIRELVWKSTDHLVFVLLFIMIILLFLLRS
- the rpsK gene encoding 30S ribosomal protein S11, whose amino-acid sequence is MARKTNTRKRRVKKNIETGVAHIRSTFNNTIVTITDAHGNAVAWSSAGALGFRGSRKSTPFAAQMAAETAAKASMEHGMKTLEVTVKGPGAGREAAIRALQSAGLDVTAIRDVTPVPHNGCRPPKRRRV
- a CDS encoding DNA-directed RNA polymerase subunit alpha, translating into MIEIEKPKIETVEISNDATFGKFVVEPLERGYGTSLGNSLRRILLSSLPGAAVTSIQIDGVQHEFSTVEGVVEDVTNIILNIKKLALKIYSEEEKTLEIDIQGEREVTAADITHDSDVEVLNPDLHIASLGKNGNLRMRLTAKRGRGYTPADANKREDQPIGVIPIDSIYTPVSRVTYQVENTRVGQVTNYDKLTLDVWTDGSIRPEEAVSLGAKILTEHLNIFVGLTDEAQNAEIMVEKEEDQKEKVLEMTIEELDLSVRSYNCLKRAGINTVQELANKTEEDMMKVRNLGRKSLEEVKAKLEELGLGLRRDE
- the rpsM gene encoding 30S ribosomal protein S13, with amino-acid sequence MARIAGVDIPREKRVVISLTYIFGIGRKTAQQILAEAGVSEDTRVRDLTEDELGKIRDIIDRHKVEGDLRREVSLNIKRLIEIGSYRGIRHRRGLPVRGQNTKNNSRTRKGPRRTVANKKK
- the infA gene encoding translation initiation factor IF-1, whose translation is MAKEDVIEVEGTIIETLPNAMFKVELENGHTVLAHVSGKIRMHFIRILPGDKVTVELSPYDLTRGRITYRYK
- a CDS encoding energy-coupling factor ABC transporter ATP-binding protein, coding for MNIDKIMTVNHLFFRYTPEGEYALKDVSFQVNKGEWLAIVGHNGSGKSTLAKIINGLLMPEKGIVSIEDIQLQDDTVWDIRQKVGMVFQNPDNQFVGTTVKDDVAFGLENNGIPRDQMIQRIESSISKVRMDDFLNHEPHRLSGGQKQRVAIAGVLALQPSLMILDEATSMLDPIGRKEVIETVRSLQNAGQMSVLSITHDLEEVTQADRVIVMNRGQVFAEGTPEEIFEYGEKLVQLGLDLPFTVKLSQLLKKKGVQLSKPHLKQRDLVNELWTLYSKK
- the rpmJ gene encoding 50S ribosomal protein L36: MKVRPSVKPICEKCKVIRRKGKVMVICENPKHKQKQG
- the rplQ gene encoding 50S ribosomal protein L17, which translates into the protein MAYAKLGRTSSQRKALLRDLATDLIINERIETTEAKAKELRSVVEKMITLGKRGDLHARRQAASFIRNEVANAETGEYAVQKLFNDIAKRYEERQGGYTRILKLGQRRGDGAPVVIIELV